In Ensifer canadensis, a genomic segment contains:
- a CDS encoding metallophosphoesterase has protein sequence MLARRGFFKLLGGLVMAGFGTSAYAVGVEPLQRPLVTSYALRPANWPPGLKLRVVVLADIHACEPWMPVHRIAGICDQASALGGDIILLLGDYMSSLRLTGFVEPARWAEALARLKAPLGVHAIIGNHDWLNDPVARLAGHGPTIAHRALAGVGIPVYDNRALRLEKDGRSFWLAGLADQLEPTYLAPDGSGMIPGLDDLPGTMAGMDGDDPIILMAHEPDIFVDVPRRVSLTLAGHTHGGQVRILGYAPLVPSRYGNRYAYGHVVEDGRHMIVSGGLGLSNLPIRIGSPPEIVAIDIG, from the coding sequence ATGCTGGCGCGGCGCGGGTTCTTCAAGCTTCTCGGCGGGCTGGTGATGGCTGGGTTTGGCACCAGCGCCTATGCGGTGGGGGTCGAGCCGTTGCAGCGGCCGCTGGTGACGTCCTACGCTTTGCGGCCTGCCAACTGGCCGCCAGGCCTCAAGCTCAGGGTCGTCGTCCTGGCCGATATCCACGCCTGCGAACCCTGGATGCCTGTGCACCGGATTGCCGGCATCTGCGATCAGGCCAGTGCGCTTGGTGGCGACATCATCCTCCTTCTCGGCGACTATATGAGCAGCCTGCGCCTGACCGGTTTCGTCGAACCCGCCCGTTGGGCCGAGGCATTGGCGCGGCTGAAAGCGCCTCTCGGGGTCCACGCGATCATAGGCAATCACGACTGGCTCAACGATCCGGTCGCCCGTCTGGCCGGGCATGGTCCGACAATAGCCCACAGGGCGCTTGCCGGCGTTGGCATCCCGGTCTACGACAATCGTGCGCTGCGGCTCGAAAAGGACGGACGATCCTTCTGGCTCGCCGGTCTGGCCGATCAACTCGAGCCAACCTACCTGGCTCCCGACGGCTCAGGCATGATCCCCGGGCTCGATGACCTGCCCGGCACGATGGCCGGCATGGATGGTGACGATCCGATCATCCTGATGGCCCACGAGCCGGACATCTTTGTCGACGTGCCCCGGCGTGTATCGTTGACACTCGCCGGCCATACCCATGGCGGGCAGGTCAGGATTCTCGGCTATGCGCCGCTTGTCCCGTCGCGATACGGCAACCGCTATGCCTACGGCCACGTCGTCGAGGACGGTCGTCACATGATCGTCTCCGGTGGATTGGGTCTTTCGAATTTGCCGATCCGGATCGGATCGCCTCCGGAAATCGTTGCCATCGATATCGGCTAA
- a CDS encoding metallophosphoesterase — protein sequence MITRRGLLKFLGGGIASMAALGSYAFAIEPLARLSVTRYALTPPGWSPGLKLRVVALADIHACEPWMSASRIASICRQANALGGDITVLLGDYAAGMNLVTRYVHSSEWSKALATLEAPLGVHAIMGNHDWWEDRTAQKNSGGLTFGHKALADVGINVYSNRAIRLEKDGLGFWLAGLEDQLALVPGKKWMRKHMQGLDDLDGTLAQVEDDAPVILLAHEPDIFPKVPSRVALTLSGHTHGGQVRFLGHAPVVPSRFGDRYAYGHMVEGDRSLIVSGGLGCSIAPVRFGVPPEIVVIDLG from the coding sequence ATGATCACGCGCCGTGGGCTTCTGAAGTTTCTCGGCGGCGGGATTGCCAGCATGGCGGCGCTTGGCAGCTATGCCTTTGCCATCGAGCCGCTCGCCCGGCTGAGCGTGACGCGTTATGCGCTGACGCCGCCGGGCTGGTCGCCGGGCTTGAAGCTGCGGGTGGTGGCACTTGCCGACATCCACGCCTGTGAGCCATGGATGTCCGCCAGCCGCATCGCCTCGATCTGCCGGCAGGCCAATGCGCTTGGTGGCGATATCACCGTCCTTCTCGGCGACTATGCCGCCGGCATGAACCTTGTCACGCGTTATGTGCATTCCAGCGAATGGTCGAAGGCGCTCGCGACGCTTGAGGCGCCGCTCGGCGTGCATGCGATCATGGGCAATCACGACTGGTGGGAGGACAGGACCGCGCAGAAGAACAGCGGCGGCCTCACCTTCGGTCACAAGGCGCTCGCCGACGTCGGCATCAACGTCTACAGCAATCGCGCCATCCGCCTGGAAAAGGATGGCCTCGGCTTCTGGCTCGCCGGCCTCGAAGACCAACTCGCGTTGGTGCCGGGCAAGAAATGGATGCGCAAGCATATGCAGGGCCTCGACGATCTCGATGGCACGCTGGCACAAGTAGAAGACGACGCGCCGGTGATCCTGCTTGCCCATGAGCCGGACATCTTTCCGAAAGTGCCTTCGCGTGTCGCCTTGACGCTCTCCGGCCATACCCATGGCGGGCAGGTCCGGTTTCTCGGCCACGCTCCGGTCGTACCCTCGCGCTTCGGCGATCGTTATGCCTATGGTCATATGGTCGAGGGGGATCGCAGCCTGATCGTTTCCGGCGGGCTCGGCTGCTCGATTGCGCCGGTCCGCTTCGGCGTGCCGCCGGAGATCGTCGTCATCGACCTCGGCTGA
- the ruvB gene encoding Holliday junction branch migration DNA helicase RuvB, whose amino-acid sequence MTEAARLITPEKRGEDLDATMRPQSLDEFTGQAEARANLKIFIEAAKNRGEALDHVLFVGPPGLGKTTLAQIMAKELGVNFRSTSGPVIAKAGDLAALLTNLEERDVLFIDEIHRLNPAVEEILYPAMEDFQLDLIIGEGPAARSVKIDLSKFTLVAATTRLGLLTTPLRDRFGIPVRLNFYTVEELESIVRRGSRLMGLGMTDDGAREIARRARGTPRIAGRLLRRVRDFAEVARAEAVTKTIADEALTRLLVDNMGLDQLDRRYLFMIAQNFAGGPVGIETIAAGLSEPRDAIEDIIEPYLIQQGFIQRTPRGRILTANAWKHIGLNPPKEVEATQFRLTLEDE is encoded by the coding sequence ATGACTGAAGCCGCACGTCTGATAACGCCGGAAAAGCGCGGCGAAGATCTCGATGCGACCATGCGTCCGCAGTCGCTGGACGAATTCACCGGCCAGGCGGAAGCCCGCGCCAACCTGAAGATCTTCATCGAGGCGGCGAAGAACCGCGGCGAAGCGCTCGATCACGTGCTGTTCGTCGGGCCGCCCGGTCTGGGCAAGACGACGCTGGCGCAGATCATGGCCAAGGAACTGGGCGTCAACTTCCGCTCGACCTCCGGGCCTGTTATCGCCAAGGCGGGCGATCTGGCAGCGCTTCTGACCAATCTCGAAGAGCGCGACGTTCTGTTCATCGACGAAATCCACCGGCTCAACCCGGCCGTCGAGGAAATCCTTTATCCGGCGATGGAAGATTTCCAGCTCGATCTGATCATCGGCGAGGGGCCGGCGGCGCGATCGGTGAAGATCGATCTGTCGAAGTTCACGCTGGTCGCTGCAACCACCCGTCTCGGCCTGCTGACGACGCCGCTGCGCGACCGCTTCGGCATTCCGGTGCGGCTCAATTTCTACACGGTCGAGGAACTGGAATCGATCGTGCGCCGTGGCTCCCGGCTGATGGGGCTCGGCATGACCGACGACGGCGCGCGCGAGATCGCCCGCCGCGCGCGCGGCACGCCGCGCATTGCCGGTCGGCTGCTTAGGCGCGTGCGCGACTTCGCTGAAGTGGCGCGGGCCGAGGCGGTGACCAAGACGATCGCCGACGAGGCACTGACGCGGCTTCTCGTCGACAATATGGGGCTCGACCAGCTCGACCGGCGCTATCTCTTCATGATCGCCCAGAATTTCGCTGGCGGGCCTGTCGGCATCGAGACCATTGCCGCGGGGCTTTCCGAACCGCGCGATGCGATCGAAGACATCATCGAACCCTATCTGATCCAGCAGGGTTTCATCCAGCGCACGCCGCGCGGCCGCATATTGACCGCCAATGCCTGGAAACATATCGGCCTCAATCCGCCAAAAGAGGTCGAGGCGACCCAGTTTCGATTGACGCTCGAGGACGAGTAA
- the ruvA gene encoding Holliday junction branch migration protein RuvA has protein sequence MIGKLKGTIDEIGEDHVVLDVHGVGYVAHCSARTLSKLGSAGEAAVLFIETYVREDQLKLFGFLTALEREWFRLLQSVQGVGSKVALALLSTLTPGELANAIALQDKTSVSRAPGVGPKVAVRIVTELKNKAPAFAGEMSGTIGLKQELGEGVASAPVSDAVSALTNLGYSRDQAANAVAAALKNGGEDADSAKLIRLGLKELAR, from the coding sequence ATGATCGGCAAATTGAAGGGTACTATCGACGAAATCGGCGAGGATCATGTCGTTCTCGACGTGCATGGCGTCGGCTATGTCGCCCATTGTTCGGCGCGCACATTGTCGAAGCTGGGTTCGGCGGGGGAGGCGGCGGTGCTGTTTATCGAGACCTATGTGCGCGAGGACCAGTTGAAGCTGTTCGGCTTCCTGACGGCGCTGGAGCGTGAGTGGTTCCGGCTGTTGCAGAGCGTCCAGGGGGTGGGCTCCAAGGTTGCGCTCGCCCTCTTGTCGACGCTGACGCCGGGCGAGCTTGCAAACGCGATTGCGCTGCAGGACAAGACCTCGGTATCGCGGGCGCCGGGCGTCGGCCCGAAGGTGGCGGTGCGCATCGTCACCGAATTGAAGAACAAGGCGCCGGCGTTTGCCGGCGAAATGTCCGGCACGATCGGCCTCAAGCAGGAGCTTGGCGAGGGTGTTGCCTCGGCGCCGGTTTCAGACGCGGTGTCGGCGTTGACCAACCTCGGCTATTCCCGCGACCAGGCTGCAAATGCGGTTGCCGCGGCGCTGAAGAACGGCGGCGAGGATGCCGACAGTGCCAAGCTGATCCGGCTGGGTCTCAAGGAACTGGCGCGATGA
- the ruvC gene encoding crossover junction endodeoxyribonuclease RuvC — translation MQTTIRIIGIDPGLRRTGWGIIETLGNSLRFVASGTVTSDGDMDLASRLCQLHDGLAEVVHSYQPDEAAVEQTFVNKDATATLKLGQARGIAMLVPARAGLRVAEYAPNAVKKAVIGVGHGEKQQIHMMLKVLMPKAEFKGNDAADALAIAICHAHNRLSVTSRLAALMG, via the coding sequence ATGCAGACCACGATTCGCATCATCGGCATCGATCCGGGCCTCCGCCGTACCGGCTGGGGTATCATCGAAACGCTTGGCAATTCGCTGCGATTCGTTGCCTCCGGCACCGTGACCTCGGATGGCGACATGGATCTCGCTTCGCGGCTCTGCCAGCTGCATGATGGCCTGGCGGAAGTCGTGCACAGCTATCAGCCGGACGAGGCTGCGGTGGAGCAGACCTTCGTCAACAAGGATGCAACGGCGACGCTGAAGCTCGGGCAGGCGCGCGGCATCGCCATGCTGGTGCCGGCGCGCGCGGGCTTGAGGGTTGCCGAATACGCGCCGAACGCGGTCAAGAAGGCCGTCATCGGTGTCGGTCACGGTGAAAAGCAGCAGATCCACATGATGCTGAAGGTTCTGATGCCGAAGGCCGAGTTCAAGGGCAACGATGCTGCCGACGCGCTCGCGATCGCCATTTGCCACGCGCACAACCGCCTGTCGGTGACCAGCCGGCTTGCGGCCCTGATGGGGTAG
- a CDS encoding LLM class flavin-dependent oxidoreductase → MASFSVLDLSPITEGGSVAQSLENSRLLAQAAEENGYKRFWRAEHHGMKGIASAATSIVISHVAAGTKTIRVGSGGIMLPNHSPLVIAEQFGTLAALYPGRIDLGLGRAPGTDMRTAQALRRNMEASANNFPNDVVELQALLGPIAEDQKIIAVPGSDTNVPIWLLGSSHYSAHLAGMLGLPFAFASHFAPDMLLSALEIYRERFTPSETLDKPHVMVGVMGVAAATDEEANYLFTSMQQSFVALRRNARGRFPAPVASMDGLWSSDEKIFVDHAMSYAIVGGPETIRRKIETFLDQTKADELIISMPIFDMDARLKSLRLFAEAQQELAKAA, encoded by the coding sequence ATGGCGTCTTTCTCCGTCCTCGATCTCTCCCCGATCACCGAAGGCGGCAGCGTCGCCCAATCGCTCGAAAACTCGCGGCTCTTGGCGCAGGCGGCCGAAGAAAACGGCTACAAGCGGTTCTGGCGGGCCGAACACCACGGCATGAAGGGCATTGCCAGCGCTGCGACCTCGATTGTCATCTCCCATGTCGCAGCGGGAACGAAGACGATCCGCGTCGGCTCCGGCGGTATCATGTTGCCGAACCATTCGCCGCTGGTGATTGCCGAGCAGTTCGGCACACTTGCCGCCCTTTATCCCGGCCGGATCGATCTCGGGCTTGGGCGGGCGCCGGGCACCGACATGCGCACCGCCCAGGCGCTCCGCCGCAATATGGAGGCGAGCGCCAACAACTTCCCCAATGACGTCGTCGAACTGCAGGCACTGCTCGGCCCCATCGCCGAGGATCAGAAGATCATCGCGGTTCCGGGTTCCGACACCAATGTGCCGATCTGGCTGCTCGGATCGAGCCACTACAGCGCCCATCTCGCCGGCATGCTCGGTTTGCCCTTTGCCTTTGCCTCGCATTTCGCGCCCGACATGCTGCTGTCGGCGCTCGAGATCTATCGCGAGCGCTTCACGCCCTCGGAGACGCTGGACAAGCCGCACGTGATGGTCGGCGTCATGGGCGTGGCAGCTGCCACCGACGAGGAGGCGAACTACCTCTTCACGTCGATGCAGCAATCCTTTGTCGCCCTGCGGCGCAACGCCCGCGGCCGGTTCCCGGCACCGGTCGCATCCATGGACGGGCTATGGAGTTCGGACGAGAAGATCTTTGTCGATCATGCGATGTCCTATGCCATCGTCGGCGGGCCGGAGACGATCCGCAGAAAGATCGAAACGTTCCTCGACCAGACCAAGGCCGACGAACTGATCATCTCCATGCCGATCTTCGACATGGATGCCCGGCTCAAGTCGCTTCGGCTTTTCGCCGAAGCGCAGCAGGAGCTTGCCAAGGCGGCCTGA
- a CDS encoding HAD hydrolase-like protein, with product MAYEFAIFDFDGTLADTAELFMAASNLAAARFGFRQLTVEEFKGLRAMGSREIIAHLGVPMWKLPQIATFMRQEMAAQARAIQLFPGVSGMLTALKSAGIGIAVVSSNGEAAVRKALGETAGAIDLFECGATLFGKAQHFKRVVKFAGIDPSRMLAIGDEARDIEAARKVRIAAGAVGWGYADPAFLKSLGPDRFFDRIDEILPAFRGANG from the coding sequence ATGGCGTATGAGTTCGCGATCTTCGACTTCGACGGTACACTCGCCGATACGGCGGAGCTGTTCATGGCGGCGAGCAACCTTGCTGCCGCGCGCTTCGGGTTTCGCCAGCTCACGGTCGAGGAGTTCAAGGGGCTGCGCGCCATGGGCAGTCGCGAGATCATCGCGCATCTCGGCGTACCGATGTGGAAACTGCCGCAGATCGCCACTTTCATGCGGCAGGAAATGGCCGCCCAGGCTCGGGCCATCCAGCTTTTCCCCGGCGTTTCGGGCATGCTGACGGCGCTGAAGTCGGCTGGCATCGGCATCGCGGTCGTCAGTTCGAATGGCGAAGCGGCCGTTCGCAAGGCGCTAGGCGAGACCGCTGGCGCTATCGACCTGTTCGAATGCGGCGCCACGCTGTTCGGCAAGGCGCAGCATTTCAAGAGGGTCGTCAAGTTTGCTGGTATCGATCCTTCGCGGATGCTTGCGATCGGCGACGAGGCTCGCGACATCGAGGCAGCCCGCAAAGTACGCATTGCGGCGGGCGCCGTCGGCTGGGGTTACGCCGATCCCGCGTTTCTGAAATCGCTCGGGCCGGATCGTTTCTTCGATCGCATCGACGAGATCCTGCCGGCCTTTCGGGGCGCGAACGGCTGA
- a CDS encoding YebC/PmpR family DNA-binding transcriptional regulator, protein MAGHSQFKNIMHRKGRQDAVRSKMFSKLAREITVAAKTGMPDPSMNARLRLAIQNAKAQSMPKDNIERAIKKASGGDAENYEEVRYEGYGPGGVAVIVEALTDNRNRTASNVRSTFTKAGGALGETGSVSFSFDRVGEITYKLSVGDADKVMEAAIEAGADDVTTDEDGHTIICGFEAIGEVSKALEDTLGEAETVNAIWKAQNTVPVDEEKAQSLMKLIDILEDDDDVQNVYSNFEVSDEVMAKLSA, encoded by the coding sequence ATGGCTGGCCATTCACAGTTCAAGAACATCATGCACCGCAAGGGCCGTCAGGATGCGGTGCGCTCGAAAATGTTTTCCAAGCTCGCGCGCGAAATCACGGTTGCGGCGAAGACCGGCATGCCCGATCCGTCGATGAACGCGCGCCTGCGTCTGGCGATCCAGAACGCCAAGGCGCAATCGATGCCGAAGGACAACATCGAACGGGCGATCAAGAAGGCCTCCGGCGGCGACGCGGAGAACTACGAAGAAGTCCGTTACGAAGGTTATGGCCCGGGCGGCGTCGCTGTTATCGTCGAGGCGTTGACCGACAACCGCAACCGAACCGCCTCCAACGTCCGCTCGACCTTCACCAAGGCGGGTGGCGCGCTTGGTGAAACCGGTTCGGTTTCCTTCTCCTTCGACCGTGTCGGCGAGATCACCTACAAGCTTTCGGTCGGCGACGCCGACAAGGTGATGGAAGCGGCGATCGAAGCCGGTGCCGACGACGTGACCACCGACGAGGACGGCCACACGATCATCTGCGGTTTCGAAGCGATCGGCGAAGTCTCCAAGGCTCTGGAAGACACGCTCGGCGAAGCCGAGACCGTCAATGCGATCTGGAAAGCCCAGAACACCGTGCCTGTTGACGAGGAGAAGGCGCAGTCGCTGATGAAGCTCATCGACATTCTTGAAGACGACGACGACGTGCAGAACGTCTATTCGAACTTCGAAGTGTCCGATGAGGTCATGGCGAAGCTTTCGGCCTGA
- a CDS encoding DUF6636 domain-containing protein: MRMFAAGVVAFLSFSTMVLATAALAGGAPAPRMPPPDTQHPQAVPQATVAPVAEQEEFVMPSGNIGCIYTPAGGTPTYQPADGGPELSCDIIAPRYVRATLGRAGAATINREVGDPSCCSAGPILEYGVTWQGGPFSCISERTGLSCRRDDGHAFVLSRGRISAN, translated from the coding sequence ATGAGAATGTTTGCAGCCGGCGTCGTTGCGTTTCTGTCCTTTTCAACAATGGTTTTGGCAACGGCAGCTCTGGCCGGAGGCGCGCCTGCACCGCGCATGCCGCCTCCCGACACCCAGCACCCGCAAGCTGTTCCCCAGGCGACTGTCGCGCCCGTTGCCGAGCAGGAAGAGTTCGTGATGCCATCGGGCAATATCGGCTGCATCTACACGCCCGCGGGCGGCACGCCGACCTATCAGCCTGCCGACGGCGGGCCGGAACTTTCCTGCGATATCATCGCGCCGCGTTACGTCAGGGCAACGCTCGGACGGGCCGGCGCGGCAACGATCAATCGCGAGGTCGGAGATCCGAGCTGCTGTTCGGCCGGGCCGATCCTCGAATATGGGGTGACATGGCAGGGCGGGCCCTTTTCCTGCATCTCGGAACGAACGGGCCTTTCCTGCCGCCGCGACGACGGCCATGCCTTCGTTCTCAGTCGCGGGCGCATCTCCGCCAACTGA
- a CDS encoding MBL fold metallo-hydrolase, producing MMLRYLAYTFAAIWLLHAFWPSAAHAQAAPAQVSQCQAIAEALPQATFASFTPAAATKGQMVAGEVTITYLGHSTFLIETPGGVSIATDYNGWFRPSAPPTVVTMNKAHSSHYTLTPDPAIRTVLHGWGEDGEPARHDLVVGDAYIRNVTTDIRSGAMTMEHDGNSIFIFEVAGLCIGHLGHLHHELDDSHYRQIGRLDVLMVPVDGGLTMGAESMSRVVSRLRAALILPMHRRGPPIDAFLDMFGDDFDKSFATGASVKVSLRSLPSKPLIYILQGV from the coding sequence ATGATGCTCCGCTACCTTGCCTACACTTTTGCCGCGATCTGGCTTCTGCATGCCTTCTGGCCGTCGGCCGCGCATGCACAGGCAGCGCCCGCACAAGTGAGCCAATGCCAGGCGATCGCCGAGGCGTTGCCGCAGGCCACTTTCGCCAGTTTCACACCGGCCGCCGCAACGAAGGGGCAGATGGTCGCTGGCGAAGTGACGATCACCTATCTCGGCCACTCGACCTTTTTGATCGAGACACCGGGCGGTGTTTCGATCGCCACGGACTATAATGGCTGGTTCCGTCCGTCGGCGCCGCCGACCGTGGTGACGATGAACAAGGCGCATTCCAGCCACTACACTTTGACGCCGGATCCGGCGATCCGCACGGTGCTGCATGGTTGGGGTGAAGACGGCGAGCCGGCGCGACACGACCTCGTCGTCGGCGATGCCTATATCCGCAATGTCACCACGGACATCCGCTCCGGCGCCATGACGATGGAGCATGATGGCAATTCCATCTTCATCTTCGAGGTGGCGGGTCTGTGCATTGGCCATCTCGGCCATCTGCACCACGAGCTCGATGACAGCCACTACCGGCAGATCGGCAGGCTCGACGTGCTGATGGTACCGGTCGATGGCGGGCTGACGATGGGGGCCGAAAGCATGAGTCGCGTCGTTTCGCGGCTGCGCGCGGCGCTGATCTTGCCGATGCATCGACGCGGTCCCCCGATCGACGCCTTCCTCGACATGTTCGGCGACGATTTCGACAAGAGCTTCGCGACTGGAGCGAGCGTCAAAGTCTCGCTGCGTTCCTTGCCAAGCAAACCGCTGATTTATATCCTCCAGGGAGTCTGA